From a single Nicotiana tabacum cultivar K326 chromosome 8, ASM71507v2, whole genome shotgun sequence genomic region:
- the LOC107796048 gene encoding putative F-box protein At1g32420 yields MRKKKIVAIGNLCIPHQIIFEILKEVPAKSLMRFRCVSKLFCSLISEPLFIEAQKKCSVAQFHVSGSSLTTREHVLKYLNQSCFSELDNLEYIDGLVCLWNDVGEVAIGNPFTKEHVFLPRQIPKEKGYMACCSLGFDPITKKHKVFKAHKRIIHGDQNSCEVTCSIFTIGVDKSWREIPDCPIFSPARYNCVYIGGVIYYVHRLAKLYNLAAFSVGDEKLIRTILSPDEVSTSKFPLKLVEIKGQVALLDRRNFRVDGNIRLYVFNGTGKTETWVKHIIELPSKSIKIDFLPSFNSNPKGEIVLIPDSTSRIFPLFLRDIAKKEWTKVEMHGIYERGLCVSWISLLLNLVESVWSLR; encoded by the coding sequence ATGAGGAAAAAGAAGATTGTTGCCATTGGTAATTTATGTATTCCGCACCAGATTATCTTTGAAATTCTAAAAGAGGTTCCTGCCAAGTCTCTAATGCGTTTTAGGTGCGTTTCGAAATTATTTTGCTCCCTTATATCAGAACCCTTATTCATTGAAGCACAAAAAAAATGTTCCGTGGCTCAATTTCATGTAAGTGGCTCATCTTTGACGACTCGCGAACATGTCCTTAAGTACTTGAATCAGTCATGTTTTAGTGAGCTTGACAATCTAGAATATATCGATGGCCTAGTTTGTCTATGGAACGATGTTGGAGAAGTTGCTATTGGCAATCCTTTCACAAAAGAACATGTCTTTCTTCCTCGTCAAATACCTAAAGAGAAAGGTTACATGGCTTGTTGCTCCCTGGGTTTTGATCCCATCACCAAGAAACATAAAGTATTCAAGGCACACAAACGTATTATACACGGGGatcaaaattcatgtgaagtGACATGCTCGATTTTCACCATTGGAGTGGACAAATCATGGAGGGAGATACCCGATTGCCCCATATTTTCCCCTGCAAGATATAATTGTGTTTATATTGGCGGGGTCATTTATTATGTACATAGACTTGCAAAGCTTTACAACCTTGCTGCATTCAGTGTCGGAGATGAAAAGTTAATTAGAACGATCTTGTCCCCTGATGAGGTATCGACTTCAAAATTTCCACTAAAACTAGTAGAAATAAAAGGACAAGTTGCACTTTTAGATCGCAGAAATTTTCGAGTTGATGGCAACATTCGTTTATATGTTTTCAATGGTACTGGTAAAACTGAGACATGGGTGAAGCACATAATTGAGCTACCATCAAAGTCAATAAAGATAGATTTTTTGCCTTCATTTAACTCCAACCCTAAGGGAGAGATTGTATTGATTCCAGACAGCACTAGTAGGATTTTTCCCTTGTTCTTACGTGACATTGCAAAGAAAGAATGGACGAAAGTTGAGATGCATGGAATTTATGAACGAGGACTCTGTGTGAGTTGGATTAGTCTTTTGCTAAATCTTGTGGAAAGTGTTTGGTCCTTGAGATGA